The following proteins are co-located in the Hevea brasiliensis isolate MT/VB/25A 57/8 chromosome 11, ASM3005281v1, whole genome shotgun sequence genome:
- the LOC110657858 gene encoding peptidyl-prolyl cis-trans isomerase CYP95 isoform X1: MAKKKNPLVFMDVSVDGDPFERMVFELFYDIAPKTAENFHALCTGEKGIGPESGRPLHYKGSFFHCIIKGSMAQGGDFVKRDGSGGESIYGGKFPDETPRLKHDGPGLLSMSIADRDTLGSQFIITFKANHLLDRKYVAFGKLVQGDEVLKKIESVGDEEGRPLVTVKIINCGEFKEGADKKKVHKLKMGKDALSDSDSHEARKKGKHKKSSRDRKKKRRRCHSSESESSYDSDMGSSESDSDSDSYMSSSDISSSSDERRKKRKRSSKRDKYRRGKRREKRREKRQKKRDKRSRRRSRRASDSLTDDESESKSGGSSDDDDLEVQAKDRRRKDASMKNAGDQLPVVLEEDASLPHKMREEQDILKKEEGGSPKENGGRRSNGIEADATSDRSEDGLPDVVDDHPGKSRSRSMSPKRTMSKSMSIRPRRSLSKSPSVSPKRSMSRSPPHISRRSFSRSPARSGSSRSPARSISRSPARSFSRSPVRGKKARSVSKSPVRSHYRRSTGRSPVRSPPRRSKSRSTPRASSRKSISRSPVRSSRRGFSRSPVRSYRRSTSRSPVRSSRRSISRSSGRVPSKRSVSRSPFRAPSRNNRRSYSRSPRPIRRARSPPVRRSLSRSVSPDGSPKRIRRGRGFSQRYSYARRYRTPSVDRSSVRSYRYSRSDRDRYSSYRRYSPRRYRSPPRGRTPPSRYRGRRRTRSPSVSRSPRYRSRRYSPSHSPVCSRSPVDAPRSCASPRAERSPSRSRSLSVSQSSLDSQSPKRASRDGSRSSSGSPSGRRGLVSYEDGSPDSCQR; this comes from the exons ATGGCAAAAAAGAAGAATCCATTGGTTTTTATGGATGTGTCTGTTGATGGCGATCCTTTTGAAAGGATGGTTTTTGAG CTTTTCTATGATATTGCTCCCAAGACTGCAGAAAATTTCCATGCCCTTTGTACAG gggagaAGGGAATTGGTCCTGAAAGTGGCAGGCCATTGCACTACAAGGGTTCCTTTTTCCATTGCATTATAAAGGGTTCCATGGCTCAG GGTGGCGATTTTGTTAAGCGGGATG GGTCTGGTGGAGAGAGCATTTACGGGGGAAAGTTTCCAG ATGAGACTCCAAGGCTTAAGCATGATGGTCCTGGTCTTCTGTCAATGTCAATTGCTGACCGTGACACACTAGGTTCTCAATTTATCATTACCTTTAAGGCTAATCATCTTCTTGATAG GAAGTATGTAGCCTTTGGGAAGCTTGTACAAGGAGATGAAGTGCTGAAAAAAATTGAAAGTGTAGGCGATGAAGAAGGGAGACCATTGGTAACAGTGAAAATAATCAATTGTGGTGAATTTAAGGAGG GTGCGGACAAGAAGAAAGTACATAAACTTAAAATGGGAAAGGATGCTTTGTCTGATTCTGATAGTCATGAAGCGCGAAAGAAAGGAAAGCACAAGAAATCATCAAGAGacagaaagaagaagaggagaagatGCCACTCATCTGAGTCAGAGAGTTCATATGATTCTGATATGGGATCATCCGAGTCTGATAGTGATTCTGACTCTTATATGTCCTCATCTGATATTAGTTCCTCAAGTGATGAAAGGCGTAAGAAGAGAAAGAGATCTTCTAAAAGAGACAAGTATAGACGtggaaaaagaagagagaaacgGCGTGAAAAAAGGCAAAAGAAACGTGACAAGAGATCCAGACGTAGATCAAGAAG GGCATCAGATAGCCTTACTGATGATGAGAGTGAGAGTAAAAGTGGAGGCAGCTCTGATGATGATGATCTTGAAGTCCAGGCGAAAGATCGAAGACGTAAAGATGCTTCGATGAAAAATG CAGGGGATCAGTTGCCGGTGGTTCTGGAGGAAGATGCTTCCTTGCCTCATAAAATGAGGGAAGAACAAGATATACTCAAAAAGGAAGAGGGTGGATCCCCTAAGGAAAATGGAGGGCGGCGGAGCAATGGCATTGAGGCAGATGCTACATCTGACAGAAGTGAAGATGGATTACCTGATGTTGTAGACGATCATCCGGGCAAATCTAG GAGCCGAAGCATGAGTCCCAAGAGGACCATGAGTAAGAGTATGAGTATTAGACCCAGAAGGAGTCTGAGCAAGAGTCCAAGTGTTAGTCCAAAGAGAAGCATGAGCAGGAGTCCACCACATATCTCACGGAGGAGTTTCAGCAGAAGTCCTGCTAGAAGTGGTAGCAGCAGAAGTCCTGCTAGAAGCATCAGCAGAAGTCCAGCTAGAAGTTTCAGCAGAAGTCCAGTGAGGGGCAAAAAGGCTAGAAGCGTTAGCAAGAGCCCTGTGAGATCTCATTATCGAAGAAGCACAGGCAGGAGCCCTGTTCGATCTCCTCCTCGAAGAAGCAAGAGCAGGAGCACACCTAGAGCATCATCACGAAAATCAATTAGCAGAAGTCCTGTTAGGTCTTCTCGAAGAGGATTTAGCAGAAGCCCGGTTAGGTCTTATCGGCGAAGCACTAGCAGAAGCCCAGTTAGATCATCTCGTAGAAGCATTAGCAGAAGCTCTGGTAGGGTTCCTTCAAAGAGAAGTGTTAGTAGAAGTCCATTTAGGGCTCCAAGTAGGAACAATCGTCGTAGCTATTCAAGAAGCCCTAGGCCCATACGTAGGGCAAGATCTCCTCCTGTTCGAAGAAGTTTGTCAAGAAGTGTTTCCCCTGATGGGTCTCCCAAACGCATTAGAAGAGGGCGTGGTTTTAGTCAACGGTACTCTTATGCTAGGCGATACAGAACCCCTTCTGTAGATCGCTCTTCTGTTAGATCATACCGATATAGCAGAAGCGACCGTGACAG ATATTCAAGTTACAGGAGATATTCACCTAGGCGGTATCGAAGCCCACCAAGAGGAAGAACTCCTCCTAG CAGATATAGAGGCAGGAGAAGAACAAGGAGCCCATCTGTATCACGAAGCCCTCGCTACCGTAGCCGTCGCTACAGTCCTAGTCATAGCCCAGTTTGTAGTCGTTCCCCTGTTGATGCACCTAGGTCTTGTGCCTCTCCACGGGCTGAAAGGTCTCCTTCTCGTAGTCGGAGCCTGTCAGTATCACAGTCATCATTGGACTCCCAGTCTCCTAAACGAGCAAGCAGAGACGGATCAAGGTCATCATCAGGAAGTCCTAGTGGGAGGAGGGGCCTGGTGTCCTACGAAGATGGTTCACCTGATTCTTGTCAAAGGTGA
- the LOC110657858 gene encoding peptidyl-prolyl cis-trans isomerase CYP95 isoform X6, which translates to MAKKKNPLVFMDVSVDGDPFERMVFELFYDIAPKTAENFHALCTGEKGIGPESGRPLHYKGSFFHCIIKGSMAQGGDFVKRDGSGGESIYGGKFPDETPRLKHDGPGLLSMSIADRDTLGSQFIITFKANHLLDRKYVAFGKLVQGDEVLKKIESVGDEEGRPLVTVKIINCGEFKEGADKKKVHKLKMGKDALSDSDSHEARKKGKHKKSSRDRKKKRRRCHSSESESSYDSDMGSSESDSDSDSYMSSSDISSSSDERRKKRKRSSKRDKYRRGKRREKRREKRQKKRDKRSRRRSRRASDSLTDDESESKSGGSSDDDDLEVQAKDRRRKDASMKNAGDQLPVVLEEDASLPHKMREEQDILKKEEGGSPKENGGRRSNGIEADATSDRSEDGLPDVVDDHPGKSRSRSMSPKRTMSKSMSIRPRRSLSKSPSVSPKRSMSRSPPHISRRSFSRSPARSGSSRSPARSISRSPARSFSRSPVRGKKARSVSKSPVRSHYRRSTGRSPVRSPPRRSKSRSTPRASSRKSISRSPVRSSRRGFSRSPVRSYRRSTSRSPVRSSRRSISRSSGRVPSKRSVSRSPFRAPSRNNRRSYSRSPRPIRRARSPPVRRSLSRSVSPDGSPKRIRRGRGFSQRYSYARRYRTPSVDRSSVRSYRYSRSDRDRYRGRRRTRSPSVSRSPRYRSRRYSPSHSPVCSRSPVDAPRSCASPRAERSPSRSRSLSVSQSSLDSQSPKRASRDGSRSSSGSPSGRRGLVSYEDGSPDSCQR; encoded by the exons ATGGCAAAAAAGAAGAATCCATTGGTTTTTATGGATGTGTCTGTTGATGGCGATCCTTTTGAAAGGATGGTTTTTGAG CTTTTCTATGATATTGCTCCCAAGACTGCAGAAAATTTCCATGCCCTTTGTACAG gggagaAGGGAATTGGTCCTGAAAGTGGCAGGCCATTGCACTACAAGGGTTCCTTTTTCCATTGCATTATAAAGGGTTCCATGGCTCAG GGTGGCGATTTTGTTAAGCGGGATG GGTCTGGTGGAGAGAGCATTTACGGGGGAAAGTTTCCAG ATGAGACTCCAAGGCTTAAGCATGATGGTCCTGGTCTTCTGTCAATGTCAATTGCTGACCGTGACACACTAGGTTCTCAATTTATCATTACCTTTAAGGCTAATCATCTTCTTGATAG GAAGTATGTAGCCTTTGGGAAGCTTGTACAAGGAGATGAAGTGCTGAAAAAAATTGAAAGTGTAGGCGATGAAGAAGGGAGACCATTGGTAACAGTGAAAATAATCAATTGTGGTGAATTTAAGGAGG GTGCGGACAAGAAGAAAGTACATAAACTTAAAATGGGAAAGGATGCTTTGTCTGATTCTGATAGTCATGAAGCGCGAAAGAAAGGAAAGCACAAGAAATCATCAAGAGacagaaagaagaagaggagaagatGCCACTCATCTGAGTCAGAGAGTTCATATGATTCTGATATGGGATCATCCGAGTCTGATAGTGATTCTGACTCTTATATGTCCTCATCTGATATTAGTTCCTCAAGTGATGAAAGGCGTAAGAAGAGAAAGAGATCTTCTAAAAGAGACAAGTATAGACGtggaaaaagaagagagaaacgGCGTGAAAAAAGGCAAAAGAAACGTGACAAGAGATCCAGACGTAGATCAAGAAG GGCATCAGATAGCCTTACTGATGATGAGAGTGAGAGTAAAAGTGGAGGCAGCTCTGATGATGATGATCTTGAAGTCCAGGCGAAAGATCGAAGACGTAAAGATGCTTCGATGAAAAATG CAGGGGATCAGTTGCCGGTGGTTCTGGAGGAAGATGCTTCCTTGCCTCATAAAATGAGGGAAGAACAAGATATACTCAAAAAGGAAGAGGGTGGATCCCCTAAGGAAAATGGAGGGCGGCGGAGCAATGGCATTGAGGCAGATGCTACATCTGACAGAAGTGAAGATGGATTACCTGATGTTGTAGACGATCATCCGGGCAAATCTAG GAGCCGAAGCATGAGTCCCAAGAGGACCATGAGTAAGAGTATGAGTATTAGACCCAGAAGGAGTCTGAGCAAGAGTCCAAGTGTTAGTCCAAAGAGAAGCATGAGCAGGAGTCCACCACATATCTCACGGAGGAGTTTCAGCAGAAGTCCTGCTAGAAGTGGTAGCAGCAGAAGTCCTGCTAGAAGCATCAGCAGAAGTCCAGCTAGAAGTTTCAGCAGAAGTCCAGTGAGGGGCAAAAAGGCTAGAAGCGTTAGCAAGAGCCCTGTGAGATCTCATTATCGAAGAAGCACAGGCAGGAGCCCTGTTCGATCTCCTCCTCGAAGAAGCAAGAGCAGGAGCACACCTAGAGCATCATCACGAAAATCAATTAGCAGAAGTCCTGTTAGGTCTTCTCGAAGAGGATTTAGCAGAAGCCCGGTTAGGTCTTATCGGCGAAGCACTAGCAGAAGCCCAGTTAGATCATCTCGTAGAAGCATTAGCAGAAGCTCTGGTAGGGTTCCTTCAAAGAGAAGTGTTAGTAGAAGTCCATTTAGGGCTCCAAGTAGGAACAATCGTCGTAGCTATTCAAGAAGCCCTAGGCCCATACGTAGGGCAAGATCTCCTCCTGTTCGAAGAAGTTTGTCAAGAAGTGTTTCCCCTGATGGGTCTCCCAAACGCATTAGAAGAGGGCGTGGTTTTAGTCAACGGTACTCTTATGCTAGGCGATACAGAACCCCTTCTGTAGATCGCTCTTCTGTTAGATCATACCGATATAGCAGAAGCGACCGTGACAG ATATAGAGGCAGGAGAAGAACAAGGAGCCCATCTGTATCACGAAGCCCTCGCTACCGTAGCCGTCGCTACAGTCCTAGTCATAGCCCAGTTTGTAGTCGTTCCCCTGTTGATGCACCTAGGTCTTGTGCCTCTCCACGGGCTGAAAGGTCTCCTTCTCGTAGTCGGAGCCTGTCAGTATCACAGTCATCATTGGACTCCCAGTCTCCTAAACGAGCAAGCAGAGACGGATCAAGGTCATCATCAGGAAGTCCTAGTGGGAGGAGGGGCCTGGTGTCCTACGAAGATGGTTCACCTGATTCTTGTCAAAGGTGA
- the LOC110657858 gene encoding peptidyl-prolyl cis-trans isomerase CYP95 isoform X5, giving the protein MAKKKNPLVFMDVSVDGDPFERMVFELFYDIAPKTAENFHALCTGEKGIGPESGRPLHYKGSFFHCIIKGSMAQGGDFVKRDGSGGESIYGGKFPDETPRLKHDGPGLLSMSIADRDTLGSQFIITFKANHLLDRKYVAFGKLVQGDEVLKKIESVGDEEGRPLVTVKIINCGEFKEGADKKKVHKLKMGKDALSDSDSHEARKKGKHKKSSRDRKKKRRRCHSSESESSYDSDMGSSESDSDSDSYMSSSDISSSSDERRKKRKRSSKRDKYRRGKRREKRREKRQKKRDKRSRRRSRRASDSLTDDESESKSGGSSDDDDLEVQAKDRRRKDASMKNAGDQLPVVLEEDASLPHKMREEQDILKKEEGGSPKENGGRRSNGIEADATSDRSEDGLPDVVDDHPGKSRSRSMSPKRTMSKSMSIRPRRSLSKSPSVSPKRSMSRSPPHISRRSFSRSPARSGSSRSPARSISRSPARSFSRSPVRGKKARSVSKSPVRSHYRRSTGRSPVRSPPRRSKSRSTPRASSRKSISRSPVRSSRRGFSRSPVRSYRRSTSRSPVRSSRRSISRSSGRVPSKRSVSRSPFRAPSRNNRRSYSRSPRPIRRARSPPVRRSLSRSVSPDGSPKRIRRGRGFSQRYSYARRYRTPSVDRSSVRSYRYSRSDRDSRYRGRRRTRSPSVSRSPRYRSRRYSPSHSPVCSRSPVDAPRSCASPRAERSPSRSRSLSVSQSSLDSQSPKRASRDGSRSSSGSPSGRRGLVSYEDGSPDSCQR; this is encoded by the exons ATGGCAAAAAAGAAGAATCCATTGGTTTTTATGGATGTGTCTGTTGATGGCGATCCTTTTGAAAGGATGGTTTTTGAG CTTTTCTATGATATTGCTCCCAAGACTGCAGAAAATTTCCATGCCCTTTGTACAG gggagaAGGGAATTGGTCCTGAAAGTGGCAGGCCATTGCACTACAAGGGTTCCTTTTTCCATTGCATTATAAAGGGTTCCATGGCTCAG GGTGGCGATTTTGTTAAGCGGGATG GGTCTGGTGGAGAGAGCATTTACGGGGGAAAGTTTCCAG ATGAGACTCCAAGGCTTAAGCATGATGGTCCTGGTCTTCTGTCAATGTCAATTGCTGACCGTGACACACTAGGTTCTCAATTTATCATTACCTTTAAGGCTAATCATCTTCTTGATAG GAAGTATGTAGCCTTTGGGAAGCTTGTACAAGGAGATGAAGTGCTGAAAAAAATTGAAAGTGTAGGCGATGAAGAAGGGAGACCATTGGTAACAGTGAAAATAATCAATTGTGGTGAATTTAAGGAGG GTGCGGACAAGAAGAAAGTACATAAACTTAAAATGGGAAAGGATGCTTTGTCTGATTCTGATAGTCATGAAGCGCGAAAGAAAGGAAAGCACAAGAAATCATCAAGAGacagaaagaagaagaggagaagatGCCACTCATCTGAGTCAGAGAGTTCATATGATTCTGATATGGGATCATCCGAGTCTGATAGTGATTCTGACTCTTATATGTCCTCATCTGATATTAGTTCCTCAAGTGATGAAAGGCGTAAGAAGAGAAAGAGATCTTCTAAAAGAGACAAGTATAGACGtggaaaaagaagagagaaacgGCGTGAAAAAAGGCAAAAGAAACGTGACAAGAGATCCAGACGTAGATCAAGAAG GGCATCAGATAGCCTTACTGATGATGAGAGTGAGAGTAAAAGTGGAGGCAGCTCTGATGATGATGATCTTGAAGTCCAGGCGAAAGATCGAAGACGTAAAGATGCTTCGATGAAAAATG CAGGGGATCAGTTGCCGGTGGTTCTGGAGGAAGATGCTTCCTTGCCTCATAAAATGAGGGAAGAACAAGATATACTCAAAAAGGAAGAGGGTGGATCCCCTAAGGAAAATGGAGGGCGGCGGAGCAATGGCATTGAGGCAGATGCTACATCTGACAGAAGTGAAGATGGATTACCTGATGTTGTAGACGATCATCCGGGCAAATCTAG GAGCCGAAGCATGAGTCCCAAGAGGACCATGAGTAAGAGTATGAGTATTAGACCCAGAAGGAGTCTGAGCAAGAGTCCAAGTGTTAGTCCAAAGAGAAGCATGAGCAGGAGTCCACCACATATCTCACGGAGGAGTTTCAGCAGAAGTCCTGCTAGAAGTGGTAGCAGCAGAAGTCCTGCTAGAAGCATCAGCAGAAGTCCAGCTAGAAGTTTCAGCAGAAGTCCAGTGAGGGGCAAAAAGGCTAGAAGCGTTAGCAAGAGCCCTGTGAGATCTCATTATCGAAGAAGCACAGGCAGGAGCCCTGTTCGATCTCCTCCTCGAAGAAGCAAGAGCAGGAGCACACCTAGAGCATCATCACGAAAATCAATTAGCAGAAGTCCTGTTAGGTCTTCTCGAAGAGGATTTAGCAGAAGCCCGGTTAGGTCTTATCGGCGAAGCACTAGCAGAAGCCCAGTTAGATCATCTCGTAGAAGCATTAGCAGAAGCTCTGGTAGGGTTCCTTCAAAGAGAAGTGTTAGTAGAAGTCCATTTAGGGCTCCAAGTAGGAACAATCGTCGTAGCTATTCAAGAAGCCCTAGGCCCATACGTAGGGCAAGATCTCCTCCTGTTCGAAGAAGTTTGTCAAGAAGTGTTTCCCCTGATGGGTCTCCCAAACGCATTAGAAGAGGGCGTGGTTTTAGTCAACGGTACTCTTATGCTAGGCGATACAGAACCCCTTCTGTAGATCGCTCTTCTGTTAGATCATACCGATATAGCAGAAGCGACCGTGACAG CAGATATAGAGGCAGGAGAAGAACAAGGAGCCCATCTGTATCACGAAGCCCTCGCTACCGTAGCCGTCGCTACAGTCCTAGTCATAGCCCAGTTTGTAGTCGTTCCCCTGTTGATGCACCTAGGTCTTGTGCCTCTCCACGGGCTGAAAGGTCTCCTTCTCGTAGTCGGAGCCTGTCAGTATCACAGTCATCATTGGACTCCCAGTCTCCTAAACGAGCAAGCAGAGACGGATCAAGGTCATCATCAGGAAGTCCTAGTGGGAGGAGGGGCCTGGTGTCCTACGAAGATGGTTCACCTGATTCTTGTCAAAGGTGA
- the LOC110657858 gene encoding peptidyl-prolyl cis-trans isomerase CYP95 isoform X3 gives MAKKKNPLVFMDVSVDGDPFERMVFELFYDIAPKTAENFHALCTGEKGIGPESGRPLHYKGSFFHCIIKGSMAQGGDFVKRDGSGGESIYGGKFPDETPRLKHDGPGLLSMSIADRDTLGSQFIITFKANHLLDRKYVAFGKLVQGDEVLKKIESVGDEEGRPLVTVKIINCGEFKEGADKKKVHKLKMGKDALSDSDSHEARKKGKHKKSSRDRKKKRRRCHSSESESSYDSDMGSSESDSDSDSYMSSSDISSSSDERRKKRKRSSKRDKYRRGKRREKRREKRQKKRDKRSRRRSRRASDSLTDDESESKSGGSSDDDDLEVQAKDRRRKDASMKNGDQLPVVLEEDASLPHKMREEQDILKKEEGGSPKENGGRRSNGIEADATSDRSEDGLPDVVDDHPGKSRSRSMSPKRTMSKSMSIRPRRSLSKSPSVSPKRSMSRSPPHISRRSFSRSPARSGSSRSPARSISRSPARSFSRSPVRGKKARSVSKSPVRSHYRRSTGRSPVRSPPRRSKSRSTPRASSRKSISRSPVRSSRRGFSRSPVRSYRRSTSRSPVRSSRRSISRSSGRVPSKRSVSRSPFRAPSRNNRRSYSRSPRPIRRARSPPVRRSLSRSVSPDGSPKRIRRGRGFSQRYSYARRYRTPSVDRSSVRSYRYSRSDRDRYSSYRRYSPRRYRSPPRGRTPPSRYRGRRRTRSPSVSRSPRYRSRRYSPSHSPVCSRSPVDAPRSCASPRAERSPSRSRSLSVSQSSLDSQSPKRASRDGSRSSSGSPSGRRGLVSYEDGSPDSCQR, from the exons ATGGCAAAAAAGAAGAATCCATTGGTTTTTATGGATGTGTCTGTTGATGGCGATCCTTTTGAAAGGATGGTTTTTGAG CTTTTCTATGATATTGCTCCCAAGACTGCAGAAAATTTCCATGCCCTTTGTACAG gggagaAGGGAATTGGTCCTGAAAGTGGCAGGCCATTGCACTACAAGGGTTCCTTTTTCCATTGCATTATAAAGGGTTCCATGGCTCAG GGTGGCGATTTTGTTAAGCGGGATG GGTCTGGTGGAGAGAGCATTTACGGGGGAAAGTTTCCAG ATGAGACTCCAAGGCTTAAGCATGATGGTCCTGGTCTTCTGTCAATGTCAATTGCTGACCGTGACACACTAGGTTCTCAATTTATCATTACCTTTAAGGCTAATCATCTTCTTGATAG GAAGTATGTAGCCTTTGGGAAGCTTGTACAAGGAGATGAAGTGCTGAAAAAAATTGAAAGTGTAGGCGATGAAGAAGGGAGACCATTGGTAACAGTGAAAATAATCAATTGTGGTGAATTTAAGGAGG GTGCGGACAAGAAGAAAGTACATAAACTTAAAATGGGAAAGGATGCTTTGTCTGATTCTGATAGTCATGAAGCGCGAAAGAAAGGAAAGCACAAGAAATCATCAAGAGacagaaagaagaagaggagaagatGCCACTCATCTGAGTCAGAGAGTTCATATGATTCTGATATGGGATCATCCGAGTCTGATAGTGATTCTGACTCTTATATGTCCTCATCTGATATTAGTTCCTCAAGTGATGAAAGGCGTAAGAAGAGAAAGAGATCTTCTAAAAGAGACAAGTATAGACGtggaaaaagaagagagaaacgGCGTGAAAAAAGGCAAAAGAAACGTGACAAGAGATCCAGACGTAGATCAAGAAG GGCATCAGATAGCCTTACTGATGATGAGAGTGAGAGTAAAAGTGGAGGCAGCTCTGATGATGATGATCTTGAAGTCCAGGCGAAAGATCGAAGACGTAAAGATGCTTCGATGAAAAATG GGGATCAGTTGCCGGTGGTTCTGGAGGAAGATGCTTCCTTGCCTCATAAAATGAGGGAAGAACAAGATATACTCAAAAAGGAAGAGGGTGGATCCCCTAAGGAAAATGGAGGGCGGCGGAGCAATGGCATTGAGGCAGATGCTACATCTGACAGAAGTGAAGATGGATTACCTGATGTTGTAGACGATCATCCGGGCAAATCTAG GAGCCGAAGCATGAGTCCCAAGAGGACCATGAGTAAGAGTATGAGTATTAGACCCAGAAGGAGTCTGAGCAAGAGTCCAAGTGTTAGTCCAAAGAGAAGCATGAGCAGGAGTCCACCACATATCTCACGGAGGAGTTTCAGCAGAAGTCCTGCTAGAAGTGGTAGCAGCAGAAGTCCTGCTAGAAGCATCAGCAGAAGTCCAGCTAGAAGTTTCAGCAGAAGTCCAGTGAGGGGCAAAAAGGCTAGAAGCGTTAGCAAGAGCCCTGTGAGATCTCATTATCGAAGAAGCACAGGCAGGAGCCCTGTTCGATCTCCTCCTCGAAGAAGCAAGAGCAGGAGCACACCTAGAGCATCATCACGAAAATCAATTAGCAGAAGTCCTGTTAGGTCTTCTCGAAGAGGATTTAGCAGAAGCCCGGTTAGGTCTTATCGGCGAAGCACTAGCAGAAGCCCAGTTAGATCATCTCGTAGAAGCATTAGCAGAAGCTCTGGTAGGGTTCCTTCAAAGAGAAGTGTTAGTAGAAGTCCATTTAGGGCTCCAAGTAGGAACAATCGTCGTAGCTATTCAAGAAGCCCTAGGCCCATACGTAGGGCAAGATCTCCTCCTGTTCGAAGAAGTTTGTCAAGAAGTGTTTCCCCTGATGGGTCTCCCAAACGCATTAGAAGAGGGCGTGGTTTTAGTCAACGGTACTCTTATGCTAGGCGATACAGAACCCCTTCTGTAGATCGCTCTTCTGTTAGATCATACCGATATAGCAGAAGCGACCGTGACAG ATATTCAAGTTACAGGAGATATTCACCTAGGCGGTATCGAAGCCCACCAAGAGGAAGAACTCCTCCTAG CAGATATAGAGGCAGGAGAAGAACAAGGAGCCCATCTGTATCACGAAGCCCTCGCTACCGTAGCCGTCGCTACAGTCCTAGTCATAGCCCAGTTTGTAGTCGTTCCCCTGTTGATGCACCTAGGTCTTGTGCCTCTCCACGGGCTGAAAGGTCTCCTTCTCGTAGTCGGAGCCTGTCAGTATCACAGTCATCATTGGACTCCCAGTCTCCTAAACGAGCAAGCAGAGACGGATCAAGGTCATCATCAGGAAGTCCTAGTGGGAGGAGGGGCCTGGTGTCCTACGAAGATGGTTCACCTGATTCTTGTCAAAGGTGA